GGCTGGGGCTCGGCCGAGCCCGGCGCCTACAAGCAGTTGATGCCGGACCACGTCGAGAAGCTGTCGTGGATGAATCCACGGACGCTGTGGGCCGCCCGCAACGGCGTCCTGGCGTCCTGGTTCGGTGATCCGACCGGCCGTACCCGCGGCCGGTGGGTGGCGCGCCGGGAGGCGGCCGGGGCACCCGCCGACAAGGTGATCCGGCGGGACGACACCGACCAGTTCTCCTTCATGGTCATCGGGGACACCGGCGAGGGGGACGACTGTCAATATGCCGTTGTGCCAGGCTTTTTGAAGGAGAGTCAGGACACCGACTTCGCGGTGATCGCGAGCGATGTGATCTATCCGGTGGGCAGCGCCCAGGACTACGCCGACAAGTTCTTCCGGCCGTACCAGGACTATCCGGCGCCCATCTATGCGATACCGGGCAACCACGACTGGTACGAGGATCTCGGCGCGTTCATGCGTGTCTTCTGCGCCGACACCCCGCCGCTCGACCCCGAACCCCGGCCGCGCCCGCTCGGCCGCGCCTGGTGGCGCGCCCTGTTGTGGCACCGGGCCCGGCCGACCGACGAGCAACGGCTCGCCGCCGCACGGGCCTTGCGGTCGGCTCCCGGTCAACAGGCCGCGCAGCCCGGGCCGTACTGGGCGATCGACGCGGGTCCGGTGCGGATCGTCGGCATCGACACCGGTCTGCTCGGCACGATCGACGCCGAACAGGGCGCCTGGCTGCGCGAGGTGTCCCGGGACCCGAAGCCGAAGATCCTGATCACCGGGTCGCCGCTGTACGTCGACGGCGAGCACCATCCGTGCGCGATCGAGGGCGGCGGGACGGTGGACGAGATCGTGCGGGACCCGGACCACCACTACGTGGCCGCGATCGGCGGCGACATCCACAACTACCAGCGCTACCCGGTCGATGTGGACGGCCGCACCATCCAGTACGTGGTCGCGGGCGGCGGCGGGGCGTTCATGCACGCCACGCACACCATCCCGCGGGTGTCGGTCGGCGGGGTCACCGAGCGGGACTTCCGCTGCTATCCGCTGCGCGGCGACTCGCTCGCCTTCTACAGCCGTCTGTACGGCCGCCGGCTGCGGCTGCCTCGCCTCCTCAACCTGACCGAGGCCGAGGCGACCACGGTCGTCGCCGAACGGCTCGGCATCGAGCCGGGCCGTAAGCCGGACCCCGACGCCCGGGTCACCCGGCGCACCCGCCTGGTCGCGAGCCTGCTCGGCACCGGCGGCCGCCCGGACCGTACGTCCCGCTTCCGGCTGCCCGTGCGCAAGGTCTACACCCAGCTGTTCTCACCCGGCTCGGCCACCTACAGCCCGCCGTTCTTCAAGTGCTTCCTGCGCCTCGACGTCGCTCCCGAGGCGGTACGGCTGCGCTGCTTCGCCGCCACCGGCAACCGCGCGCAGGAGATCGATCCGCCGGTCGAGGACGAGGTCGTCATCCCACTGAAGTGATCGAGCTGAAGTGATCGACTGACGTCAGCAGAAGTGCTCACACGGTTGTCACATCGGCCTGCCAGAATCGGGACGGAGCCGTCGTACGACCGCTGGAGGAGCCCGTGCCGTTCACCCCTCGCCCGCTGCGCAAGCTGGGCTTTCTCACGATCGGCCTGTTCGACGCGGCGGATCCGGCCCGGGGCCACGAGTCCACGCTGCAGATCATCGAGCTGGGCGAGCGGCTGGGCTTCGACAGCGCCTGGGTCCGCCACCGCCATCTGCAGTACGGCATCTCGTCCCCGGTGGCGGTCCTCGCGGCGGCCTCCCAGCGCACCTGGCGCATCGAGCTGGGCACGGCGGTGATCCCGCTGGGCTGGGAGATCCCGCTGCGGCTGGCCGAGGATCTGGCGACGGTCGACCTGCTGTCCGGCGGCCGGCTGAACCCGGGCATCAGCGTGGGGCCGCCGATGCACTTCGAGCAGATCAAGGAGGCGCTGTACCCGGACACCGCCGATGTGGAGGACTTCTCCTACGAGCGGGTACGGCGGCTGCTGGACCTCGTGCGCGGCAAGCCCGCCAGCGACTTCAGCGGGGTCGAGGGCTTCGAGGTGTTCTCCGATGTGGTCCAGCCGCACTCCCCCGGCCTCGGCCGGCGGCTGTGGTACGGCGGCGCGAGCCTCGGCTCGGCGCGCTGGGCGGGCGAGCACAGTATGAACTTCCTGACCAGCAGCGTGGTCAAGGCGGAACAGCCGGACGGGCCCTGGGACTTCGCCGCCATCCAGCTGTCCCTCATCAGGGAGTTCCGCGACCGTCACCCCGATGGCGAGGCGGCCCGTGTCTCGCAGGGTCTGGTGGTGATCCCCACCGACTCCGCGAGCCCGCAGCAGCGCGCCAAGTACGAGGCGTACGCGGCTCAGCGCCTGCCCCGCACCGCCTCCCCGCAGGGACCGGCCCGGCTGCTGTTCGCCCCGGACCTGGTCGGCACCTCGGAGGAGATTACCGAACGACTGCACGCGCATGCCGCGTTCCGTGAGGTGGACGAGGTGGCGTTCGCGCTGCCGTTCACCTTCGAGCACGAGGACTACATACAGATCCTGACGGACATGGCGACGAAACTGGGCCCGGCGCTGGGGTGGCGGCCGGCCGGCTGAGTCACCAGCGCCCCACCGCCGGAAGGCGACGCTGCCGGGCCCCCGCGGAAACGTCCGGCTTCCCAGCGGTCGGGGCATCCCGGTCGTCCACCAGGTACGGGAACACCTCGCTGGAGTGCCCCCAGACTCCGGCGTCGATGTGCCGTCCGCCGTCGGGTGAGCGGCACAACTGAACGTCGGCTCCGGTCAGTTGGGACCAGGTGACGTCCGCTGTCAGCTCGTAGGAAATGCCGGTGTGGTCGAGGAGGCGAGGTAGTACGCACAGGAGGCGGACTTCTTGAGCGTGACCTCGCGGACCATCGAGTCCGTACCGTTGAAGCCGTCCGCGTCGATGGTGGGGTGGGTGCGGCGCAGGCCCTCGGGGACCCGGACCCGCCGCAGGGACATGGCCGCGCAGATGATGCCGTCGACGCGCCGGTCGAGGAGTTCGGCGACGGCCGCCTCCTCCCTGGCCGGGTCGCCGCCGGAGTCCACCGTGACCACCAGACGGCCGCTGTCCCAGGCGATGTCCACCGCGCCGCGCAGCAGCCGGCCGGCGAACGGCGACGAGGCGATCTCGTCGGTGACCAGCCCGATCACGGCCGTACGGCGGCGGCGCAGGCCTCGGTCGCCCGGGTCGGGCCGGTGGCCGAGCTGGGCGGCGGCCTGCCGGATGCGTTCCCGGGGGCGAGCCGGGCGACATCCCGTGAGGTGGCCCGTCCGCTTGATCACCGCTCGCCCTGTCCATGAGGCTGGAGGGACGACACAGTCGAGGGAAGGTCCCATCGTGAACGGTATTCCGGCGTACACGCTCAACGACGGTACGGCGATCCCCGCCATCGGCCTCGGCACCTGGCCGCTCGACGACGCGGCGGCCGAGCGGGCCGTGGGCTCCGCGCTCGGTCTGGGCTACCGGCTGGTGGACACCGCGGCGAACTACCGCAACGAGACCGGTGTCGGGCGGGGCATAGCGGGCAGCGGCGTGCCGCGTGAGGAGCTGGTCGTGACCACCAAGCTGCCCGGCCGGCATCACGGCTACGAGGCGACCCTCGCCTCCTTCGAGGAGTCCCGGCGGCGGCTGGGCCTGGAGTATGTGGACCTGTATCTGATCCACTGGCCCAATCCCCGGGTCGGCAAGTACGTCGACTCCTGGAAGGCGATGATCAAGCTGCGCGAGGACGGGCTGGTCCGCTCGATCGGCGTCTCGAACTTCACCGCGGAGCACATCGCGCTGCTGGAGAAGGAGACGGGCGTGCTGCCGTCGGTGAACCAGATCGAGCTGCACCCGCTGTTCCCGCAGGAGGAACTGCGCGCCTTCCACGCGGACAAGGGCATCGTCACCGAGAGCTGGAGTCCGCTGGGCCGGGGCAGCAAGGTGCTGGACGACCCCGCGGTCGCGCGGATCGCCGAGTTGCACGGGGTGACTCCGGGCCAGGTGCTGCTGCGCTGGCACCTCCAGATGGGCGCGCTGCCCATTCCGAAGTCGGCCGATCCGGGCCGGCAGCGCGCCAACCTGGACGTCTTCGGCTTCTCCCTGGACTCCGGACAGCTGGCGGCGATCGCCCGCCGCGCTCCGCGCCGGCTCGGCGGTGATCCCGAGCGGCACGAGGAGTTCTGAGCCGGCCGTAGGCGCTACTGCTCCTCGATCCGCTGTTGCGCGCCGCCCTTCCGGGTGCCGTCGCCCGGGGGCGCGGCGAGGCTGCCGAGGATGTCCAGGAGTTCGGCGCTGCGGCTGCCGGGCTCGGCGTGGAAGACGACCAGGGTGAGTCCGTCGGTACCGTCCACGGACAGCTTGTTCGACTGCAGGTCGAGGTCGCCGACCTGCGGATGGGTCAGGTGGCTCACCCTGCCGCGGCGGGGCCGTACCTCGTGCCGGGCCCACAGGGTGCGGAAGCGGTCGCTGCGCAGGGACAGCTCACCGACCAGGTCGCGCAGCCGCGGGTCGTCCGCGTCCGCCCCGGCCTCGGACCGCAGCACGGCCACGCCCTCCTCGGTCAGGTCCTCCCAGTCCCGGCGCAGCGCGCGCTCGGCCGGGTCGAGGAAGACGGCCCGCAGGATGGTGACGCCGGGCCGGTAGTTCGGGGTGAGCGCGGTGGCGAGGGCGTTGGCGGCCAGGCAGTCGGTGTAGCGGTTCTGGACGTAGGCGGGATTGCGCGGCCAGCCGTCGATGAGCTGCAGCAGGCTCGCCGGCACCTGCTGCGTGCGGCGCCCGGACCGTACGCCCGGGCTGGGCCGGTCCTGGGCGAGGCCGACGAGGTGGGCCGTGGCGTCGGCGTCGAGCTTCAGCACGCGCGCGACGGCCTCGAGGACCTGTACGGACGGGTTGCGGTCCCGGCCCTGCTCCAGCCGCAGGTAGTAGTCGGAGCTGATGCCGGCCAGCATCGCGACCTCCTCGCGGCGCAGCCCCGGCACCCGGCGCAGGCCGCCGCCGGGCAACCCCACGTCCTCTGGCCGCACCAGCGCCCGGCGGGCACGCAGGAACTCGCCGAGCGCGTTCGATCCTTCCATGGGCCCACCGTACGGCCGCCCGGCGGAAGGTGGCTGGCCCTGTCACTCCCAGGATCGCCGGGGTACTGCAACGGCGGGCGCCAGGGGCGCAGGGTGGAGACCGCGGCCGCCGGAGCAAGAGCGGTGGCCCGGACGACCTGAGCACCATCCTGAGAGGTACGACATGACTGCACAGCTCGGCGGCACGATCACCCCGGCCGACGGCCTGACCCTGACCCGCGTCGGCTACGGCGCCATGCAGCTGGCCGGGCCAGGCGTCTTCGGCCCGCCGAAGGACCGTGACCGGGCCGTCGCGGTGCTCCGCACGGTGGTGGAGGCGGGCATCACGCACATCGACACCGCCGACTTCTACGGACCCGTGGTCGTCAACGAGATCATCAGGGAGGTCCTGCACCCCTACCCGGAGGACCTGCGCATCGTCACCAAGGTCGGCGCCCGCCGGGGTGCCGACGGCAGCTGGATCATGTCGCGGCACCCCGAGGACCTGAAGGCGCAGGTGTACGACAACCTGCGCAACCTCGGTGTGGAGGCCCTGGACGTGGTCAATCTGCGGCTGGGCGACGTGGACGCCCCGAACGACGACTCCCTGGCCGAGCAGTTCGGCGCGCTGGCCGTGCTGCGGGAGCGGGGGCTGATCCGGCACCTGGGGCTGAGCACGGTGACCGCCGCGCAGCTGGACGAGGCGCTGGCCATCGCGCCCGTGGTGAGTGTGCAGAACCTGTACAACCTGGCCAATCGGCAGGACGACGCCCTCGTGGCGCGGACGACCGCCGACAACATCGCCTTCGTGCCGTACTTCCCGCTCGGCGGTTTC
The genomic region above belongs to Streptomyces sp. CG1 and contains:
- a CDS encoding metallophosphoesterase; this translates as MSDSSRDTAQGAGWGSAEPGAYKQLMPDHVEKLSWMNPRTLWAARNGVLASWFGDPTGRTRGRWVARREAAGAPADKVIRRDDTDQFSFMVIGDTGEGDDCQYAVVPGFLKESQDTDFAVIASDVIYPVGSAQDYADKFFRPYQDYPAPIYAIPGNHDWYEDLGAFMRVFCADTPPLDPEPRPRPLGRAWWRALLWHRARPTDEQRLAAARALRSAPGQQAAQPGPYWAIDAGPVRIVGIDTGLLGTIDAEQGAWLREVSRDPKPKILITGSPLYVDGEHHPCAIEGGGTVDEIVRDPDHHYVAAIGGDIHNYQRYPVDVDGRTIQYVVAGGGGAFMHATHTIPRVSVGGVTERDFRCYPLRGDSLAFYSRLYGRRLRLPRLLNLTEAEATTVVAERLGIEPGRKPDPDARVTRRTRLVASLLGTGGRPDRTSRFRLPVRKVYTQLFSPGSATYSPPFFKCFLRLDVAPEAVRLRCFAATGNRAQEIDPPVEDEVVIPLK
- a CDS encoding LLM class flavin-dependent oxidoreductase; the encoded protein is MPFTPRPLRKLGFLTIGLFDAADPARGHESTLQIIELGERLGFDSAWVRHRHLQYGISSPVAVLAAASQRTWRIELGTAVIPLGWEIPLRLAEDLATVDLLSGGRLNPGISVGPPMHFEQIKEALYPDTADVEDFSYERVRRLLDLVRGKPASDFSGVEGFEVFSDVVQPHSPGLGRRLWYGGASLGSARWAGEHSMNFLTSSVVKAEQPDGPWDFAAIQLSLIREFRDRHPDGEAARVSQGLVVIPTDSASPQQRAKYEAYAAQRLPRTASPQGPARLLFAPDLVGTSEEITERLHAHAAFREVDEVAFALPFTFEHEDYIQILTDMATKLGPALGWRPAG
- a CDS encoding aldo/keto reductase; amino-acid sequence: MNGIPAYTLNDGTAIPAIGLGTWPLDDAAAERAVGSALGLGYRLVDTAANYRNETGVGRGIAGSGVPREELVVTTKLPGRHHGYEATLASFEESRRRLGLEYVDLYLIHWPNPRVGKYVDSWKAMIKLREDGLVRSIGVSNFTAEHIALLEKETGVLPSVNQIELHPLFPQEELRAFHADKGIVTESWSPLGRGSKVLDDPAVARIAELHGVTPGQVLLRWHLQMGALPIPKSADPGRQRANLDVFGFSLDSGQLAAIARRAPRRLGGDPERHEEF
- a CDS encoding helix-turn-helix domain-containing protein, with protein sequence MEGSNALGEFLRARRALVRPEDVGLPGGGLRRVPGLRREEVAMLAGISSDYYLRLEQGRDRNPSVQVLEAVARVLKLDADATAHLVGLAQDRPSPGVRSGRRTQQVPASLLQLIDGWPRNPAYVQNRYTDCLAANALATALTPNYRPGVTILRAVFLDPAERALRRDWEDLTEEGVAVLRSEAGADADDPRLRDLVGELSLRSDRFRTLWARHEVRPRRGRVSHLTHPQVGDLDLQSNKLSVDGTDGLTLVVFHAEPGSRSAELLDILGSLAAPPGDGTRKGGAQQRIEEQ
- a CDS encoding oxidoreductase, yielding MTAQLGGTITPADGLTLTRVGYGAMQLAGPGVFGPPKDRDRAVAVLRTVVEAGITHIDTADFYGPVVVNEIIREVLHPYPEDLRIVTKVGARRGADGSWIMSRHPEDLKAQVYDNLRNLGVEALDVVNLRLGDVDAPNDDSLAEQFGALAVLRERGLIRHLGLSTVTAAQLDEALAIAPVVSVQNLYNLANRQDDALVARTTADNIAFVPYFPLGGFTPLQSGTLAKVAARLEASPQQVALAWLLRRSPNIALIPGTSSPEHLRENIAAASLVLPDDAVAELDGIAG